CGAACACTTCGGCGCACTGTCCGGGCCGGGCACCGCCGCACTGGCCGGTCTGCCGCCCGAGGAGTTCCCGATCCTGTCCGAGACCGCGGCGCAGGCCCGGTCGATCCCGCCGGCGGAGGAGTTCCGGCAGGGCTTCGACATCCTGCTCCGCGGCCTCGGCCTCTAACCAGAGCCGGGAAACGCGCCAGGTCGCCCACCGACCGCCGGAGATCACTGTGGACGATTGCGGCCTGACGCGTCACGGGCGCGCGGGCGCAGCAGCACGGCACAGACGACCGTCCCGAAGGCGAAGAACCCGGCGGACCAGGAGAACGCCACGCGGTAGCCGTGCACCGCGGCTTCCGCGGCCAGTCCTGGCACCGGCGCCGTGCCGCCCGTGAACGTCGTCACCGCGTTGGCGACGAGGGTGCTGACCAGCGCGGTGCCGATGGAGCCGCCGATCTGCTGAGCGGTGTGCACCGTGGCCGACGCGACGCCCGCGTCGCCGGCCCGCACCCCCGTCGTGGCCGCGCTCATCGCGGGCGCCGTCGACACGCCGATGCCCAGACCGAACACCATCAGCGGGAACAGCACCCCGCTGAAGTAGGTGCTGACGGTGTCGATCGCGCTGAGCCAACACAGAGCCGCCGCCGCGATGAGCATGCCGAGGCTGATCAGCGCCCGCGAGCCGAACTTCGACAGCACGCCGCTCGCAGCCGCGGCACCCGCCATCAGGGTGGCGACCATGGGCAGGAAGGCGACGCCGCTGGTGATCGGCGCGAACCCGAGGTCCCGCTGCAGGTAGTAGGTGAGGAACAGCAACACCGGGAACATCCCAATGCCCCGCAGGAACACCGACAGGAACGAGCCGCCGCGGTCCCGGTCGAACAGCACGCGCATCGGCAGCAACGGATACTCCACCGTGGTCTGCAGGTAGACGAACAGGGTCAGCAACGCCACGCCGACGGCCAGGAAACCCCACACCGAGACGGCCGACCACGGCTCGGCCTCCGCGTGGGCGACCCCCTGGACGAGGGCGAACAGACCGGCCGACGCGGTCAGCGTGCCGGGGACGTCCAGTTTGGGCCGCCCCCCGGTGCGGGGAAGCGGGCGCAGCATCGCCACGGCACCGGCGAACGCGACCGCGGCGAAGACGATGTTCACGAACATGCACCAGCGCCAGTCGAGGTACTGGGTCAGCGCGCCGCCGAGCAGCAGCCCGATCGCGGCACCGCCCCCGGCGATCGCTCCGAAGACACCGAACGCCTTGCCCCGTTCCGCGGGATCGGTGAACGTCGTGCTGAGCAGCGAGAGCGCGGCCGGCGCGAGCAACGCGCCGAACACCCCCTGCCCGGCGCGGGCGACGATCAGCAGTTCGATGCCGTTCGCCGCACCGCCCAGCGCGGACATCAGGGCAAAACCGGCCAGCCCTACCAGAAAGGCCGGTCTGCGGCCGAACAAGTCGGCGACCCGGCCGCCCAGCAGCAAAAGGCTGCCGAATGCGAGTGCGTACGCCGTGCCCACCCATTGGCGCACGTCGTCGGAAAACGCGAGGTCGTGTTGCGCCGACGGCAGTGCGATGTTCACGATCGTGGAGTCCAGCACGACCATGAGCTGCGCAAAGCCGATCACCACCAGGATCCACCAGCGGTTCGCGTTCGTGTCCCCCCGTGCGGGTGCGACGGCAGCAACGGATGACGGCGGCATAGGTAAGTCCTCGCAGAAGTGAAGTGGATGAGCCCCCTGGGCCATCAAGCTACGCACGGCCGACCGCATATTTCTGCCTTAGGTGTCGCTTCTCGCGAACGCTGGCGAATGGCCATGCGATATGGCCTCGAATTGCGACGGCACCGCAGGCTGCAAGGGCACATCCAGCTTTTCGAACCAGCATCGGGTGCCCGCGGCGCCTGGCGGTGTTGACCTATATGCCAGTTGGGTTATATTACCCGTATGGCATCTACTTTCGAGGTGCTCGCCGAGCCCCGGCGCCGGGAGATCCTCGACCTGCTGCGCACGTCGGAGCGGCCGGTCGGCGATCTCGTCGAGCGCCTGTCCCTGACCCAGCCCGCGGTGTCCAAGCACCTGAAGGTGCTGCGCGAAGCGGGCCTGGTCGAGGTCCGGCAGGACGCGCAGCGGCGCTGGTACCGGCTGCGCTCGGAGCCGCTCGCCGAGATCGACGCGTGGCTGGCGCCCTACCGTCGCCTGTGGAACGCGAGCCTGGACGCCCTGGAACGGCACCTGGACACGATGGAGGAACCGTGACCGAACTGCGGACGATCGCCGGGAAACCCGTCCTCCGCTTCGAGCGGCGGCTCGCGCACCGGCCCGAAAAGGTCTGGCAGGCCGTTACCGACCCCGCCGAGCTGGCGCACTGGTTCCCCGCCCGCGTGGAAACCGGGGCACGGGTGGGCGCGCCGATGCGGTTCGTCTTCCCGGACGCGGCGCCGGTCGACGACGGCGGCAGCGGCGAAGTCCTCGAGTTCGACCCGCCGAAGGTGTTCGCGTTCCGCTGGAACCTCGACGTGCTGCGGTTCGAGCTGGTGCCCGACGGGGACGGCTGCCTGCTGGTGTTCACGCAGACGATCGGCGGCGGCGACATCGGCCGGCTCTCCGGTGGCCGCAACGCGATCGGCTGGGACTTCTGCCTGAACGGCCTGACCGCCCGGCTGGACGGGGCCGGTGTCCCGCCCCAGCCGGACTGGCTGCACGGCATGGAGCGCTACATCGAGGAGTTCGGTCTCGGCGAGGGCGCGGTGCACGAGACAGCGCACGGGTACGAGCTGCGGTTCGCCCGTGACCTGGTGTGGCGGCCGGCCGCGGAAGTGTGGCAGCTGCTGACGGAGGACGCGACCGTGCAGCCGGGCGACCCCGCCCCGGTGCGGGCGACCAACGGTCACGTACCGGCCGGCCGGGTGCTGGTGGCGTCGGCGCCGAACGTGCTGGAGTACGAGTGGCTGCACGACGGCTCACCCGCGGGGCGAGTGCGGTGGGAATTCGTGGCCGACCGCGAGCTGGGCACCCGGGTCGAGCTGACGCAGACCGTGCCGTTCGCGCTGGCGCACCTGCGGGCCGGGGCGCTGGCCGCCTGG
The sequence above is a segment of the Amycolatopsis viridis genome. Coding sequences within it:
- a CDS encoding MFS transporter; the protein is MPPSSVAAVAPARGDTNANRWWILVVIGFAQLMVVLDSTIVNIALPSAQHDLAFSDDVRQWVGTAYALAFGSLLLLGGRVADLFGRRPAFLVGLAGFALMSALGGAANGIELLIVARAGQGVFGALLAPAALSLLSTTFTDPAERGKAFGVFGAIAGGGAAIGLLLGGALTQYLDWRWCMFVNIVFAAVAFAGAVAMLRPLPRTGGRPKLDVPGTLTASAGLFALVQGVAHAEAEPWSAVSVWGFLAVGVALLTLFVYLQTTVEYPLLPMRVLFDRDRGGSFLSVFLRGIGMFPVLLFLTYYLQRDLGFAPITSGVAFLPMVATLMAGAAAASGVLSKFGSRALISLGMLIAAAALCWLSAIDTVSTYFSGVLFPLMVFGLGIGVSTAPAMSAATTGVRAGDAGVASATVHTAQQIGGSIGTALVSTLVANAVTTFTGGTAPVPGLAAEAAVHGYRVAFSWSAGFFAFGTVVCAVLLRPRARDASGRNRPQ
- a CDS encoding ArsR/SmtB family transcription factor, whose amino-acid sequence is MASTFEVLAEPRRREILDLLRTSERPVGDLVERLSLTQPAVSKHLKVLREAGLVEVRQDAQRRWYRLRSEPLAEIDAWLAPYRRLWNASLDALERHLDTMEEP
- a CDS encoding SRPBCC family protein, whose translation is MTELRTIAGKPVLRFERRLAHRPEKVWQAVTDPAELAHWFPARVETGARVGAPMRFVFPDAAPVDDGGSGEVLEFDPPKVFAFRWNLDVLRFELVPDGDGCLLVFTQTIGGGDIGRLSGGRNAIGWDFCLNGLTARLDGAGVPPQPDWLHGMERYIEEFGLGEGAVHETAHGYELRFARDLVWRPAAEVWQLLTEDATVQPGDPAPVRATNGHVPAGRVLVASAPNVLEYEWLHDGSPAGRVRWEFVADRELGTRVELTQTVPFALAHLRAGALAAWHTQLELFFAATFGEIRCPWPEERTAELTRRYAQRLAG